The following are from one region of the Stigmatella ashevillena genome:
- a CDS encoding putative signal transducing protein, translated as MKRVRLAVHRTVGTARLLASALEAAGLSVEVRGESLAPLSGEIPSTETWVEVWVLPEEEEAARQLLAELEANQEAATREVRCPRCAEENPGNFEWCWSCGVDLPSTLKPRLRAVP; from the coding sequence ATGAAGCGGGTTCGGTTGGCGGTGCATCGGACGGTGGGCACCGCGAGACTCTTGGCGAGCGCCTTGGAGGCAGCAGGCCTCTCGGTGGAAGTCCGAGGCGAATCGCTGGCGCCGTTGAGTGGGGAAATTCCGAGCACGGAAACGTGGGTAGAGGTGTGGGTTCTCCCCGAAGAAGAGGAAGCCGCGAGGCAACTGCTGGCGGAGCTGGAAGCCAACCAGGAGGCGGCCACGAGAGAGGTGCGGTGCCCGCGCTGCGCGGAGGAGAATCCAGGGAACTTCGAGTGGTGCTGGAGCTGCGGGGTGGACCTTCCGTCAACCTTGAAACCGCGGCTTCGGGCCGTGCCCTGA
- a CDS encoding tetratricopeptide repeat protein has protein sequence MRRALAVVGVAFLIHLIPLFLPRNMPEQELAIARAMPSAQQRVAVLVPLKDNTKATGAELREAAELLLEGAPAEARGLVDEADRREPGTIETQLLRARICQVERMDRCVQETLERAARMAPDDARPDLLRAEMSERSGDLPAALEAIARARSKQPQDTAVSLQYARLLSVTARHDEAEAVLRELESRLSPRDLFLQMGILRTRAGRAREARAFFARAVGEEPQSSLAHYHLGMAHFQLGDIDSAEEELRTADRLDVSNPDPLAALCALQVQAARLEAARITKMDLERRFQDRAELIRSACRTDR, from the coding sequence ATGCGACGGGCCCTGGCGGTGGTGGGGGTGGCGTTTTTGATCCACCTCATCCCGCTGTTCCTGCCTAGGAACATGCCCGAGCAGGAGCTGGCGATCGCCCGCGCGATGCCGAGCGCCCAGCAACGGGTAGCAGTGCTGGTGCCGCTGAAGGACAACACGAAGGCAACGGGAGCGGAGCTGAGAGAGGCCGCGGAACTGCTCTTGGAAGGGGCGCCTGCGGAGGCACGAGGGCTGGTGGACGAGGCGGACCGGCGAGAGCCAGGAACGATCGAGACGCAGCTCCTCCGGGCACGCATCTGCCAGGTGGAACGCATGGACCGCTGTGTCCAGGAGACGCTGGAGCGAGCGGCGCGGATGGCCCCAGACGATGCGCGGCCGGACCTGCTGCGGGCGGAGATGAGCGAACGGTCGGGAGATCTCCCGGCGGCGCTGGAGGCCATTGCCCGAGCCAGAAGCAAGCAGCCGCAGGACACCGCCGTGAGCCTGCAATACGCGAGATTGCTGAGCGTGACGGCCCGGCACGACGAAGCCGAAGCGGTGCTACGTGAGTTGGAGTCCCGGCTTTCTCCCAGGGACTTGTTCCTACAGATGGGGATTCTGAGAACCCGGGCAGGAAGAGCCCGGGAGGCACGGGCCTTCTTCGCGCGAGCCGTCGGAGAAGAGCCCCAGTCCTCTTTGGCGCACTACCACCTGGGCATGGCGCACTTCCAATTGGGAGACATCGACTCCGCGGAGGAGGAGCTGAGAACGGCGGACCGGCTGGACGTCTCAAACCCCGATCCGCTCGCGGCGCTGTGCGCCCTCCAGGTGCAGGCGGCGCGCCTCGAGGCCGCTCGCATCACGAAAATGGACCTGGAGCGGCGGTTTCAGGACCGGGCGGAACTCATCCGGAGCGCGTGCCGGACGGACCGTTGA
- a CDS encoding SlyX family protein: MDDSRLIELELRYMQQQELLQQLNDVLYAQQRALDVLTAEVELLKRKLEGEPGLVDARQHEKPPHY, from the coding sequence ATGGACGACTCACGCCTCATCGAGCTGGAGCTTCGATACATGCAGCAGCAAGAACTGCTGCAGCAGCTCAACGACGTTCTGTACGCCCAGCAGCGAGCGCTGGACGTGCTGACCGCGGAGGTCGAGCTGCTGAAGCGCAAACTGGAAGGAGAACCCGGCCTGGTGGACGCGCGGCAACACGAGAAACCGCCGCACTACTGA